ATTTCGCAACATCATGCTCAACCTGGCACACAAGATCAGAGCACAATATTGTATTTTAATAGTTAGTTTAAGCACTTTATAGTCCATTCCAAGGGAACAAGATAAAAGACAAATTATGGGGTCAAGAAGAAAACAAGGAAAAATGAATCTTTATCAATATGTGAAGATTTTTGGGGGAGTTTATAAAGCTTCTGATAGCTTCAGTAAGCCATATGTTCTTCCAAATACTCACCAAAACAAGGGTCTAATGACTAAGCAAAATGCTCATTTCAATATGCCAAGTATAACTTATGTAAGGTCTCTAATTCAGACCTCTGAATTGATCTTTTTCAGCATAAAATTTCAAAGCTTCACTAAATTAAGTAGAAACCCCACCACAACAGCTTGCATAACTTTTGTTCAATTCTATCAGTTGATACAAGAATTTAATCCACTACTCTATGTTTACTTTCACATGTCCTGCTCAGTGAGTTTCAGTAATACCAAGTGTATAATTCAGAAGTGACAATAATCTTACAGTTATAGTCATGGAAATGTTAAtaagaaataaaacaaaagactaaCAGATAATTAAATTACATTATGTTAGGAAGGGAGTAAGAGTCACTTACTTGGCAACCATGTTCAGCAGAGTTCAAACCATTCCAAGTATCAGTGATATCAAAAATATAGATCTTAACAGGCAAGATAGAATCAGTCCACTCAACCCATTCCACAGTATATCTAAGGTAGAGGCTTCTCTTGACACCTTGAAAGCCATTTCTCACTCTGCAATGAGTTTGATCATAGCAACAATGTAACCCTCCAACGTAATCTGGTTTCAGAGGCTGGCCACGCTGGTTCTTAGTGACGTTATAAAGATCACACCTACACTCGGTGCATCCCAACCTATCTTCCGCGCCTCGCGTATCAATTGCGTGCACATTGAGCAACCATCTCTCCTCGAAGCCATCAGGAATTTCTGCAGGGTTACCAACTTCAATTCCATATGGATCAGGAACAAATGTTGATGTTTTCCTTGTTTCTGAGCCAAGGCCAAAATACTGCCCAAGTTGATTCTCTTGGCACACTCCATGGTTCCTTGCTCCTATAAAGGTTGATTGATTTCTTTGCTTTAAGCCATCATGCTCTACAATTTGGACCCCTTTGCGCTGATAATATCTGAACACGACCCAATGGTGCAGATAAGTTTCGTGAAGAGGGACAGGGTTCCCTGCCTCATCAACTACTTCAGCATTAAAATTCTTGACAGCAATATGACCTCTTGGAAAGTCAATGTTGAAGTAAATTTTGTCCACCACTGATCCCGGTTCCAACTCAAACTTGGGGGATCGATAAACCATAGAATTCGTCTTAGTAATTCGTAGAGAATTTGAACACGGTATGCTCAATGTCAACACTAGTATTACTACTAGAACTGCTGCTACACATAAGGACCTGCCTCCATAAAGGTGTCCCATTTTTGTTCTGCCAGTAATgaaaccaaaaattttaaccaaaACCAACAATAAACGAAGACTTATTATATAGAACTTTGCCAGGACCAAGAAATTTGcacccaaaaaaaaaatccctTTTTTGTGGTCTCTTTGAACTTTcggcttaaaattttaaaagtgaaAAGTTTGAAGAACTTGCTTAATGGATAACAACAGTAGATGACAAAAATCCCAGAAAAGAAAAAACAGCAAAAATTTGATGCTAATCAccaaaagaagaagaaagtgaaTAAACAATCAACAAAGAATAAAAGGTACAGAGAAAaaataaacccaaaaaaaaaaacgcAGAGAGTTTATATTATTTAATAGAAAATGGGTTTTGATTTAGAtaatgattttatgaattaaagttTAAGAGGAACGTACCAATGCTAAAGACTTGAAGGCACAGAGCAGCAACAAAAGACTTGAAGGCACAGAGCTTTTGAAGAGTTGGAAGTGGTCTTGTAGATATATATAGGCGTGTGAGAGGCGTAAGAGAGAGGACTTGTGTTGTCTTATctggttttcttttcttttttgctgCAAAACTTTTTGTTATATCTGGCTATTGTTGAAGAACGAAAAGAAGAGaacaaaatgtgatttttctGTTCGAAATGGATAGTATTATGAAATATCAAATGGATTTGTAATAACACACCGGCCACTTCCCCCACCGCTTATAACCAAATATTTATTGAGCTATAAAGAGGACAGAAAATCAGTCGACAATTGTGTGAATGTGAATGTGAATGCGAATCCATACTGAAAAGTCATTTGACTTAAACGCTCAACAGGAAAAAGATTATAGAAATGAAGAAGATAAAGGAAGTAACCAAattagggatgtaaatggggcgggtcggCCCCGACCCGACCCGACCCGACCTGCTAACCCTATCATCTGCCTCGACCCGTCCCGTTAAAGCATTTGATGCGGGTCGGGTCAGACCCACCCTAGATGTGATGGAGCGGGTCAGACCCGATCggtaaggttttttttttctttaataaaagaaagactaattttttaaaatatgttacaatataaaaataaatggcaaaaAAATTTCTCATACTATACATAAATGAgctacctaattttttttataaatggtcttgcatactaaaattaaaaaaaaaaattaatatacttCAAAGCAAACACATCAATTTTCTCTTCTATCCCTCCTAAATATATTttatcttatttatatatatatatttggatcgtTGATCATCCTAAATATTGGTAatataattagtttttttttttaattattacaaaaaaaaaaaacaacaacaaccggGTTGGGTCGTGATCCGACCCGCTTCAATTGCTAGTGGGTCGGGTCGGATCTCGACCCGCCCCGTTATTGTCTCGGTTATATTCGAATCAGGGGCGCCCCATCGGGTCGAGGCTCCGACCCGCCCCGATCCGCCAAGTTTTTTTGCCATCCCTAGGCAAAATACGTGTATAGACCATATATTTTGAATCCTGTAATTTAcaaaatgaatgaaaataaatCATAGATTCAATGTTAGTCaaatttatttcaaatataatGTTTCATTCTTTATTCATCAGCCACTTTTTATGCTTATCTCAACCTATTGTATCGCCGATAACCAAATATTAATTAATCTTATATTTGAATTTGGACTAAAATCTAATCTAGTGTACTATTTTTGTATGCTTTACAAAATACACTATCTcgattgtcatttaacaaaacacatgatTCAATTGCGTAGTCAGAGAAAACGTGGGCAAAAATTGATATTTTCCTTGTTTTATtacaataaatataatttaattaatttttgaaactagtaaaagaatattaattaaaaatgaaaatttataagtagtttcatattatttttttaaaaaaatatttgtttaaaaatatttataattttgttaTTTATAGAAAACAATGGTGAAAATATCTTGttggatttttttaattttttttgttttattattatataatttaattgatttattacataattacaaaaaataaattttgaaaaaaagtgCCATATAAgatttttgataaattattattaatttaaaagcAATTAAAGCTTTATCAATTATAATAAAACAAGGTAAAAATGTCCAATTGAGAATTTGTTTGAACTAAATCTAGTGGTGCACAAAAGAATCGCTAATTTGCCAAAAAATTGTAACTACTTGAGTAGTTTTGCCATCAAAATTTTTACATAAGTATTTAACTGCAATATTTATACCTACTTGAGTAGTTTTGACATCATTATCCCTATTGATGTATAAAAGGTGTATATAACTAGCATCACAGAAGATGAATCACACATACTAAATAACTGAAATATaaaagaataaataatatttttacccccgaactatgaccattGTATGATCGTGCCCCTGAATGATTTACGATATTAAAATTTCCCCCCAAACTATGCAcattactgaaatatgagacttctgttagatttcatcCTAGGTGGCTAACGTATTAATGATGTAGCATTTTTTCTGTTGATGTGACagtgtcatgtgtagaataattatcaattttgcccCCTGAATTTTGTCTACTACCAAATAATAccccttttataaaaaaaaatatatattttcgtaaaaataataattaaatccttaaaaattaaaattttaattatcaacaaataactcttttttagttttacttttacaatattaattaaaactattttagaatgaacatttaaaataaatactaaacaaagaaaaaacttttaatAGAAGAGGAAGACGAatgacttaaataaataaataaaacttctAATTTAAGAGGAGCATGACAAATGTGAAAAaactttgttttatgatttatttttaatttttattttaagatatatttattttatattgtaaaataaaagacaaagtaaaaaaaaaagttatttgttaTTAGGAAAAATACGAGTTTGGCCCCTCTATTTTTCCTAAATACGCGAATGaccctgtgttttacaaaattgatTAAAATAGTACCTTATATCCAATttcagtaaaaaaaaattcaaatataattattCATTCTCAGCTCCTCGACCACTTTCTCCACTTTTATGAATCCATCGCTTCACTAACTTCCTGAGAATTTAtattgtaattgaaaatattttgaccgaaATCGGGTCcaggtactattttgatcaattttgtaaaatacaaggtttgaattgtcatttaacaaaacacagggatTGATCGCGTATTTGGGAAAAACACAGAGGTcaaaatggtattttcacttgttaTTAATTAGGTTTTAAATTTTTGagtatttgaaattttatttaattaatttgaaaattttagtattgtttattttcttaatcttttaaaatgatttttttaaagatttaattattatttttcaaaagaaaaaaattaaactagttttaataaaaatgacacaatttggtaggagtcaaagtttgggggacaaaattattaattattttacatATGACACTGCCACATCAACAGACAAAATGCTACATCATCAATCCGTTAGCCACCTaagacgaaatctaacagaagtcaaTAATGTGCATAGTTCGGGAGGAATTTTCAACATCGCGAATCATTCAGGGGCACAATCATACATTGGTCATACTTTGGGggataaaaatattatttattcaatGTAAAAAGGGGAATATAATCAATGGGTaccttgtgttttatcgaaatacagacTTAGTaccttatgttttcaataatgcttatattGTACCCTGtaatttaaaattgtacatatttagtaccttggactcaaatttaaataataaaattttatcgaTTTGATAAAATTGTCATCAATTATATacaattaagtaattaaattttgaatttaaaatttatataatcaatgacagtttgattatattgataaaatttaaatttagaatACTAAATATGTATGATATTAAATTACAAAGTATCATGTAAATATTATGAAAAAGATAAAATACTAATTATGTATTTGGATAATTCATATCTCCCAAATCATTATTTAACATATAACAGGTAGAAAGTAAGAGTGGTGATTACATAGAGTAAAAAGTTAGTAGGCAGGCAGTGTGAATTCTACAGCCAGCTATATAGCAAGACGAGGGCAGCGCTTACGTAACGATGGAAAGAGTTTTTGTTATTTTGCTTTAAATTGGAAAAGTAGTGAAAGGTGTATTTTAAATAGAGATAAGAGGAACattttcataaataaataaatgagatagAGAGATGCATGCTCTAAGCGATGACGTATATTAATTGTCAGATGCATGCGAAGTTCCCATTTAACCCAATCAATTTGAGCCACGCATATCTCAAAAATTTGAAATGGTGAAGAAAATAGACCCATGCCCTAGGAGATTGCGTATATCTATCGACTATCGAATCCCCGCCATACATTAGAAAGTAAAAAAATTTCCATGTGAACCATACAAAACAATACGATTATCAATATATTTATTggacaaaaatataattataataacttCTGCGGTCTCCCAATGCCATGCATAAACAAATATACTTAccatatatattaaattaatttgtaTAATAAAAAAGGTACAAGGCTTCTTACAAACCAAGGCATTGGTTGGTGCTCCCTATATAAATATCTATGGATGATAATATATTCTTCAAtaattattatatgtatatatataagcaTATGTATATGAATaaagatagaaagaacaaaaaaaaaaaaaaaagaacttcgCACTAATTGGTGCTCCATTTTGGTTCCTGTGCTTTTTCTAAATACGCGATTGattattttgttttgttaaatgataattcagacTTTGTGTTTTATAAAATTGGATTAAAATAGTACTATAGagtcgattttggtcaaaataattttaattataagatCGATTCCCAGGTCGTTAGTGATGCAATGAGTTTAAAGAAATGAAAAAAGTGATCGATGAGCTGAGaatgaaatattaaatttaaaattttttgaccaaaatttggtataaggtactattttgattcattttgtaaaacacaatattcgaattgtcatttaacaaaacacaataatcaatcgcgtatttaaaaaaaatacataggcTAAACGGATATTTTTCCAAAAATATATTAGAAACATTGAATAATGGATATGTGTGTCTAGACTCAAACAAGCATAAATATATACTTACGTACagaatcaatttcttttattttttttatatatttttttattaagtaGGCTACCAAACCAAAAAGCTTAGTCTACATAATTagcaaaaaaaaattgatatcgcACTGTAGAAATGCTTTATTCTGTAAGTTTTTAAGATTTATAATATGCGGAAATAATGCTAGTCACATACATTTTCTCAACCTCTTTTACAGGGACATTCAACCATAACTAGACATGTGGATAGTgtggattgattttttttttattaaagatgTGTATTATAATATACACAAGCTTATTAAACATCATTTtgccatatattttttttgggaaaattaCATTTCTTACGGTAATTGAATGTTTTTTTTGATTTATACGGTAATGTaaattaattactaaaatacGGTGATTACTATATCTTTCCTAGCTAAAATACCATCATAATAAGACTGAGGTCATGGTATACGCTTATTTGCCAACAACCAAAAAATCTGCTGACACACATCCATTAGTCTAACTAATCCATTGACTTGGGTCAGAGGAACTATCTTCTCTCAGCCCAGGAGAGGTTGGAGTTTTCTCTAATATCAACTATTTtctacttttttattttattgtcttTGTATCGTACataaaatttctaattaaatatgtcatttttcactttttttttttcactccattaatattactttttatatttaatttgtttacagtcctatttttatttaaattgatataaatgatctttcaattttattatatatatatatattcataaatttttgtaacatatattaATAGTAGTAGAAGAAATagtgataaaaaatattatattgttttgaaaatcatagctagtcaaatCTACACTCAATGTTAAACTAAAATCTTAATCTAGTCAAAATTTAAGCTTTgttgtaaaaatatattttaaagttaaaaaaataattttgtaaatttttgtaacaatcatgttaaataaatttataaatatttatgtaaatattagttacaaaaataaactttttgattgtgaaattagttttgcaaACGactgttacaaaaatgtaaaacttatatataaaattattgtaATTCACTACTCTCTAactgtatttttatataaatatatatctaataaagtgttttataaataatgaatatcttaaatttatatttttaagttgtataatataaatttgatgtgaactgtaattttttggtacaatattgtaacatatgaaaaattataatatttttatgtaaattttggttacgatttcttaactataaattattttcgtaaatgttagttacaaaaatatctttcctAGTTAtgaaactagatttgtaaactattgttacaaaaataaaaaattagttacgaTTTTGTTCGTAAGTTTTATGTACAAAATAATTCTAAaactaatttttgtaaatattatttacaaacacgtaaaagatatttacaattttgtaacagatatttacaagtttgtaaacgttgatcacaaacATTATATTTTACTgcttttatttaagatttaaaagtcactccgtatttacacttttgccactccgtgtttttatccaaaaattctgtatttttgtaatataccgtatttttcatatttttttttaacttttagtgcatttttgtagatttccctattttttttataatacccatcacaatatattataaatatatatttgtactTTTTTTTAGAAAGTCACTTGGATACCCttcataataataaaataaaaaatatatttatcaataacacattttattaaatatgtttaatacttaatatataaaaatatatatttatataaaatatgttatattaatatgtataatatgctattattaaattattaattttacgtACAAAAATATTACCACTTGCACTTAATCTGTTAACCTACTTTTAGATAATTTTGAAAGAGTatcattatatgtatatataggaTAATTTTATGGTAGGCCTTCAAAAAGAGCTCTATCGTAGGGTTCTTTTGTGTTatcaacccgtgaatagttttcggcgcgattttttttttatgataatgtatattatagttatttagagcatcctgcaaattttcagaaaaattccgaataatttacagtgccgaaaacagattattgcacgcgtgactaatttttttatgcgcgtgaaaaatagcatgtttgaacttagttttcgacactgtaaattattcagaattttttaaaaatttgcaggagatgctttaaataactataatatacacggtcataaaaaaaatcgcgccgaaaactgttcaaagaTTAAGAACGCAAAAAGAACCCTACGGTAAGGTCCTTTTTGAAGGTCCTAACAAAAAAATTTCCCATATAAATACACACGAATAAgtcattttttaaatatatatatgattaatttTATCAATTTTTAGACCGTCTTTGATATGCTGGGCTATATTGTGGACTATAAAACAAAATGTAAAATTGCTCTaggtaaaattttattttattttatttattttttaaaattttcatataacatTATATTTTAAGTGTTTTCAAAAATGCCAAATGGTCTGAATATAGATTAACATCCTTTTTCATTTGGTACCCAAGTACAAATGGTGATATTTTTGTATATAAAGTTAATAATTTAATCATAGTATAAATAATTATTCATTTCATAATaacataatttatataaatatataattagtattaaatatattttttgtattaagtattaaacatatttaataaaatatgttattataaaatatatattattgcgaAGGGTATCTCCAAGTGATTTtctataaaaaaatacaaatatatattataatatattgtgATGggtattatataaaataaatattgaaaaatgatgTTTTTTTAGGGGTATCATCGTCCGTTGGGCTTGTGTATATTATAATACAcatctttaataaaaaaaatcaatccaCACTATCCACATGTTAAGTTATGGTTGAATGTGTGTGAAAAAAAAGGTTGAAATTCTCATccataatattttattatttgacaAAATTAAGATCGAGCTCAAAATTTTGACAAATCCTACCATGTGATGTGACACAAATTTTGTCATTGCATACCAGAAGAAGGCTGCTCATCTCAAAATCATATCTGTTTTGGTATAAaataattctttttatttttccttacAGGGTTTTTGCCAAATTATACGTTTACGTATCTGTATCCACGGATGAAAATTAATTAAGATCTTTTATTATTCTCATAAACGTACCCTAGATGATTCTTTTGTTTGTATTCATTTATAGTTCtgaaaatgtatatatatatatactcttcTATACTTTGCTCGAACTTACTAAAAATGGATTTTTATTAAACAAATGCAATTTTGtcttatatatataacaaataatatatatatatatatatactgcgTGTAGAAAATTTTGGTGTAAATTTTATATGATCTTCTAATCTATTTTGTCTTCGGCCTATCAAATTCCGACACATTATTTAAAAATTTGAGTATTTGacttgatttttattaaaaatggaaTTGGAtgatatgcaaaaaaaaaaaactgattagTTAAAGATAAAAATTAGATGGAAGAATATATTCGCTGCTTGGAATATTTAAGCtttcattaattaatataatatttagtATCTAGCAACCTATTATAATCAATATCCTACTTTAATATTGCAATTAATACAAACTATAAACAACTACATACCCTAAATCTATTTTATTATATCTCCTAAAGAAACAGAATATATTTTACTATATATAGACTCTCAAAATCAGATCGATATATTTTTGTTGGATTTAGTCTAATTAATATAATATACAGTagtcaaatatatatatttatatatataggtgcattttaatggttactatccatattaattattgattactttaatattaattattgaattaaGATCAATGATTCATCTTGatgaaaaatatgtatttattaggaaagtataatattgtaaattttttcattttttaaatatatgtcaatttctaaatataactagtATTTTTTATTGGTTGAAAATACCATTAATTAtggtaaaaaaaataactaaattcaaaattaatatagaaaaaaatatttatttgttagTGACTTGCTATACTAAATTAttatgttgtcacatcatcataattattagtgCTCATCTATAAGTAGTAATAATTGAGAATTCTTCCATCTTGAATATATAATACAAAGTGTGTTCATTGTAACCTTGAATATGTGTAATTTTGGTGGCATTGAAAGTGACCACTAAACTCATCTTTGTGTTGTGTCATATATGTTTTGAGCTCATCCTGACAGTTTATTGTAAAACTCCTCTCACAAATTTTAACAGGGCGGTTCTATTAATTagttaaatatacatatatatatatattgatgaaAGTTGCCATAAATATTCTCCCATAACATTAAACAATAAACTACATTTATTAACTTATCCCTTCCAATATATTTAGGGTACTTTAATTGCTACATTGTTTTTTTTGTCACCCTTTTCTAATTAGAGTAATGCTTGATATACATTTCACACATTTTTGTTACACATAatgatatatatttaattttaactataaatatttttaaatgtggAGCACATCacttttaattacatataattatgtGTAAATAGTGTGTGAAATTGAAGTGTGTCCCAATCATTACTCTTCTAATTACACATCTTATCAAATTTAAAAATTTCTTTTCACACCCCTCCTAATATTCATTtggtacaaaaaaaaaatctttctaCATTCAtactttatcaaaataataaaaaaatttgataCATCTCTTGTTGACTTGTTTTTATTCGTTAACACTTAATTAAATATGAAATAATTGAAAACTAAAACACATTATCTCAAAAGAATAATATATTTAATGAAAGCAATAAATAAAGACTCGAGATTTAAAGTGGTTTGGCCTTATTAAAACCTACATCCGCTGCTTAGTTTTTCAATGAATTCAACTAACTAAAAGATTGGATGAACTTGCACCAGTTGAGTTTCTAGAGGTTAGAGAgcaaatttaaattacaagagaataaataatttttttcctaAATTAAATGCGGTCTAATTGTGTTTAAAAAATCATATGTTCCTTgttcctcttatttatagtgaaaaaTTATGTTACACTAATAGACATTACCATCTCTAGCTAAATCTCAGAAAATTTGGAAAGGGTTGAGAAGATAAAAAACTGAATGCCAAAGCAATCTATAtcaatattagaaaaaaaaaaaagaaaaaaaaaatctacctGGGTCATTAATCGCTCTTTGTTGGATCATAAATCATTTTTATTGTGCAAAATAAAATTTTGAGAATCTAAATGATACAAAATAAAATTTGAGAACTTAAGTGATACTTTTTAAAAAGACAGAGGACCTGTCATATAAACCCATTTAATTTTGAGTGAATGGACATGCAATTTATGACAAAAGATTTTGGTCCTTAAAATTATCTTGAACAAGCCTAAACTTGGGTTTATATAGGTGTAGCAACCAACTATTTTGACACCAAAAGCCTAAGCTATGCCCCGacattaaaacttaatttattattGTGCAcgcactactagaaatataggtttttacttcggtttttatagtgagTATACAAAAAAAGCGAAataaaaaccttttcaaactcttttacttcgcttttcaaattggcgctctgaaaaaaattacttactacttcgcttttttaaaaaaacgaagtgaaaaatttatagtggagagGACCGTGTTTATTTGCACAAGCCCTTATATTATGTTTAGAGAtagtaaaaatgcaaaaaactggccaaaccaaacgcggcccttgtgcacttttaacttcggttttagtagggtcgttgattgagtggtgaactttgttgttcatttcaggtgcattgaagattaatattgaaggttagttattttttgtatttatattactataagatttatgtataaagataagactaatgtaatcatgcatattagatttagtgaaagttatgtttgaaaattagtgaagtaggctctgggaaatttgcgtgctgtggtgatataaggatggattgatttatgcttgattattttgtttgtttgtgttgttgttataggaaattttgaaattgcggtatgctatagaaacagaggatactctgctgaatttttaaaaaaatttataagactagaacctaataatgatagattcatctatgcttgattattgtgtttgttttaaatggttttataggtaatttttaaattacggtatgctatagaaacagaggatactctgccgaattttttaaaaaatttataagactagaacctaataatgatggatttatatatgcttgattattgtgtttgtttgtattgattttataggtaattatgaaattacggtatgctatagaaagagaggatactctgccgaattttttaaaaaatttataagactagagcctaatataagttttttttctaacttattaggaattgaatattgttattagtatggataaatcatggatgcttgagaggagagaaacatcacaatttcaagatggattcaacaaatttttagagttttgcctaaagaattgtagtgatccacaaaaaattcgttgtccttgtatcgattgtggtaatggagtaaaggggaatattaccatgataaaggatcatgtattttgtcggggatttgatatgagttatagtaaatggtattggcatggagaattattaaatgatgacccatatccattaggtaggcgaggtgtagatgattttgagagtaatgattttgatgatcatcctatagaattgcttgatgaagcacaagaagagttttttcataatccagaaaaatttgatagtatggttagagatgcagacagacaattgttcagtggttgcaataaactaagattgcccacaatg
This genomic interval from Humulus lupulus chromosome 8, drHumLupu1.1, whole genome shotgun sequence contains the following:
- the LOC133797565 gene encoding uncharacterized protein LOC133797565; translation: MGHLYGGRSLCVAAVLVVILVLTLSIPCSNSLRITKTNSMVYRSPKFELEPGSVVDKIYFNIDFPRGHIAVKNFNAEVVDEAGNPVPLHETYLHHWVVFRYYQRKGVQIVEHDGLKQRNQSTFIGARNHGVCQENQLGQYFGLGSETRKTSTFVPDPYGIEVGNPAEIPDGFEERWLLNVHAIDTRGAEDRLGCTECRCDLYNVTKNQRGQPLKPDYVGGLHCCYDQTHCRVRNGFQGVKRSLYLRYTVEWVEWTDSILPVKIYIFDITDTWNGLNSAEHGCQVEHDVAKSCKGIRGTSQSCIETRRKGIRAPTGGYVVYGVAHQHTGGAGSTLYGEDGRVICSSIPIYGTGKEAGNETGYIVGMSSCYPKPGSVKMVDGETLVHESSYSSSQPHTGVMGLFYMLVADQLPSPKLYMDTSL